ATCAATCGTCTGCTGGGTCGGCTCGAGGATGTCGAGCAGACGCTTGTGCGTCCTGATTTCGAACTGCTCCCGCGATTTTTTATCGACATGCGGCGACCGGAGAACCGTATAGCGCTCAATTTTGGTCGGAAGCGGGATGGGGCCCGAAAGCCGCGCCCCCGTCCTTCTCGCCGTATCCACGATCTCGG
This DNA window, taken from Deltaproteobacteria bacterium, encodes the following:
- the rpsJ gene encoding 30S ribosomal protein S10 — translated: MAEYKGQKVRIRLKGFDHKLLDQSTTEIVDTARRTGARLSGPIPLPTKIERYTVLRSPHVDKKSREQFEIRTHKRLLDILEPTQQTIDALMKLDLSAGVDVEIKMV